GGTTGCGCCGCCCCCACTGCCACAACGAAGCCTGACTGCTGCCGACCTCGGGGACGCCATCAGCCGGGCGGTTTCGGACCGGGACATGGCAGGTCGAGCGCAAGAGCTGGGCCGTTTGTCGCGAGCGGAAGGGGGTGCCGCGGCGGCTGTGGACGTGATCGAAACGATCACCTGACGCCCTCTGCTTCCAAGCAGACCTTCACCTGAAGCGCCGAGCGCACCCGACCGGGCGGGCTCGGCGCTTCTTTTGCGATCCGGTTCGACATTGTGGCCGCCCTCCGCAGTTTGCTAACTTGTTCAGAGTTCGACAGTTGGCACGCAGGTTCTGCTAGGAGAAACATGATCCCCAGGGCGGAGTATCCGCGTCCGCAGTTCGTCCGGCCCGACTGGCTTTGCCTCAACGGGAATTGGCAGTTCGAGGTGGACCGCGCGGATTCGGGACTTGAGCGGGGTCTGACCGAGCGTGAGCTGACGGGCGAGATCGTTGTGCCCTTCTGCCCTGAATCGGAGTTGTCCGGTGTCGAGGACGTGGATTTCATGGAGGCGGTGTGGTATCGGCGCACTGTCCTCGTGCCGGCCGACTGGCGCGGCCGGAAGGTCTTGTTGCACTTCCAGGCGGTTGATCACGACGCCACGGTGTGGGTCAACGGACACGAGGTGGCGCGGCATCGGGGCGGCTGGACGCCGTTCACGGCTGACCTGAGTGACGTGGTTGCCCCGGGCGAGGACGCGACCATCGTCGTCCGGGCGCGCGACCCGCGTACCGGCCCGCAGGCGCGGGGCAAACAGTCTGAATGTTACGAGAACTACACCGCCTACTACACCCGGACCACCGGGATCTGGCAAACCGTCTGGCTGGAGCCAGTACCGGAGAGCCACCTCCTCCGGCCTCGGATCACGCCAGAACTGGCCACCTCGTCGTTCACGGTCGAGGCCCGGGTCACCGGACCGAAGCGGGGTCTGGTCGTCCGAGCCAGGCTGTCCGACTCGTCAGGCGAGCTGGCTTCTGCGACCGCTCGTGTGGACCTGGACTTCACCACCAGGGTCGAACTGACCGTGCCGGCAGGTCGCCGCCGGCTCTGGTGTCCCGAGGACCCAGCGTTGTACGACATCACCATCGAGCTCGTCGATGGTGACGGACGCCTGATCGACTCCGCGCAGAGTTACGCGGGATTGCGTGGGATCGCCATCGATGACAAGGCTGTTCTGCTGAACGGCCGCCCGGTTTTCCAGCGACTCGTTCTCGACCAGGGCTACTACCCTGACGGCCTGATGACCGCACCATCCGAGAAAGCACTGGTCAAAGACATCGAATTGGCCATGTCGGCGGGCTTCAACGGGGCGCGTCTCCACCAGAAGGTGTTCGAGGAGAGGTTCCTCTACCACTGCGACCGGTTGGGCTACCTGGTCTGGGGGGAGTTTGGCGACTGGGGTGCCTATACCGGTGCCGCGGTAGATTGCCAACAGCCGACCGCGTCCTTCACCACGCAGTGGCTCGAGGTCCTCGAGCGCGA
The window above is part of the Amycolatopsis thermoflava N1165 genome. Proteins encoded here:
- a CDS encoding glycoside hydrolase family 2 protein, with protein sequence MIPRAEYPRPQFVRPDWLCLNGNWQFEVDRADSGLERGLTERELTGEIVVPFCPESELSGVEDVDFMEAVWYRRTVLVPADWRGRKVLLHFQAVDHDATVWVNGHEVARHRGGWTPFTADLSDVVAPGEDATIVVRARDPRTGPQARGKQSECYENYTAYYTRTTGIWQTVWLEPVPESHLLRPRITPELATSSFTVEARVTGPKRGLVVRARLSDSSGELASATARVDLDFTTRVELTVPAGRRRLWCPEDPALYDITIELVDGDGRLIDSAQSYAGLRGIAIDDKAVLLNGRPVFQRLVLDQGYYPDGLMTAPSEKALVKDIELAMSAGFNGARLHQKVFEERFLYHCDRLGYLVWGEFGDWGAYTGAAVDCQQPTASFTTQWLEVLERDHSHPSIVGWCPLNETLQTMHDRITVLDDVTRGMFLATKAADRSRPVIDASGYSHRMLETDVYDSHNYEQDPAKFAEAMAGIGMNRPFVNGESDLPLPRHLPDGPWSVPYGGQPYFCSEFGGIWWNSDSEPGEDSWGYGEAPRSLDEFYRRFEGLVSVLLDNMYMFGYCYTQLTDVFQEQNGLFRFDRSAKFDVARIRAAQSAVAAIEKVSPIPDRSDQTAL